The Methanospirillum lacunae genome segment AAGTGATTCCTCTTGACCGGACAGTGCCCGGTGAGGGCTGTATTGGAATAGTCCAGAGATTTCCCGTTGGGGTTGTTCTTGGCATCACCCCGTTTAACTTCCCGCTGAACCTGGCATGTCACAAACTCGGACCGGCCGTCGCCTCAGGTAATGCCATCATTTTAAAGCCAGCATCTGCAACCCCCCTTTCGTCCCTCCTGCTTGGCAGACTACTTCTTGAGGCTGGATATCCTCCGGCTGCGGTGAGTGTTCTTATCTGCAGCCCGGATGATGCTGAAAGACTGGCAGCAGATCAAAGAATAGGATGCTTCTCTTTCACCGGGTCGCCTGAGGTTGGCTGGCACCTGCGATCCCGTGCCACATATGCAAAGGTGACCCTTGAACTTGGCGGGAACGGTGCCGTTATTGTCCATGAGGATTGTGACCTCTCCCATGCTGCATCCCGGATCATCGAAGGGGGATTTTCACAGGCAGGACAGGTCTGCATCTCGGTCCAGCGTGTCTTTGTGCACCGGCCAGTATTTGAACCCCTTTTGACCCGGCTTGGTGAACTGGCTGATGGCCTGGTTGTCGGAGATCCATCAGATCCCAAAACTGATGTCGGGTCCATGATCTCAAAAGAAGCTGCTGAACATGCCCTGAAACGAATCCAGGATGCCTGTAGTGCCGGAGCAACGCTTATAAAGGGAGGTAGTCTTTCCGGGTCATTGCTCCAGCCGACAATCCTAACCGGAACAAAGGCAGGAATGGAGGTGAACTGCAGAGAAGTTTTTGCACCAATTATTACAGTCACTCCATACGACACCTTCGAACAAGCAGTTGCAGATGTAAATGATTCAGTATACGGACTTCAGGCAGGAGTGTTTACCCGCGATCTCCTGAGAGTCAGGTATGCGTTCTCTCATCTTAAGGTCGGCACCGTTGTCATCGGAGATATCCCCACCTTCAGAGTTGACATGATGCCATACGGTGGGGTGAAGCGTTCCGGCTCTGGACGAGAAGGGCCCAGGTATGCAATCGAGGAGATGACAGATACCAGAATGATGATTATCCGGGATCCCTGATTGCAGGTAATTACCATCGGGCTGTATTAATCCAGTTGTTCATCCCCTGACCGGCCGAAGATCCGATCAGAGAACATAAATGCCGGGATTGTATAACCTACTATCAGCATACGTCTGTTTCCGGCATCAGATCATTATGATGAGATGAAGGTCGGGTTCAGTCAGCCATAATTAAAAAATCCGGGGTCGTATGAAGCTGGAGAGAAATAGCATTATCGCGATCGTATTCGGAGTTACCCTTGCGATCCTGCTCCTGTTCAATGTTGTGACTTCCGGGTTTAAGGTAGAATTTAAAGGGATTCTTGTCTCTGTTTATTTTGCAATCTGGGTCGCTGCAGTAGCATTTGTTCTCTTCACCTTTGTCATCCCTTATATCAATACAAGAAAGGAAGAGAAAAAGAAAGGCAAGGCAGGCACGTCAGGTGCAACTCCTCCACCATATAAATCTCCGAGATCTGGTCTCCCGGTCAGAGAGAGGATCACTGCCTACGTTACAGAACGAAGGAAAGAGGATGGGCTTCCCGCTCCCGAACCACTCAGGCCTGCCCGCCCTGCAGCTTCAGAAGTTCCGGTTTCACCAGCCGCTGCCAAGGCTGCTGCAGCCGGCATGGTTGCTGCTTCTGCAGCTGCTGCAGTTTCTTCTGTTCAGCCTGAGAGTGCAGATACCGGAGATCTTGGAGACCTTCCACTCCCTGATGACTTTGGATCTGAAGGATCTGGTGACGAAGCAGGTGAACTTCCCGGTCTTGATGACGATTTCGGGGATATGGATGAGTTTGGCGGTGGTGAAGAGATGCTGTCAGACTTTGGCGATGATACCTCAGGTCTTCTCACAGATGACGGAGGGGCTGTTTCTTCTGACATACCAGAGTCACCTGTAGAGTCTGGATCAACCGGGGAACTTCCCGGGTTTGATGGAGATCTGGACTCTGAAATTGGGGAGTCAGATATCATGGGAGATGATTCGATGATGGATCTCTCAGGTGATGATCTCCTTGTTATGGATGAAGAGCAAGCATCAGCTCCGGCAGAAGACCTCTCTGTAGAGTCAGACGGTGGCCTTTCTGAGGCCGGGCTTCCGGATCTTGATGATACCCTCTCTCTTGAGCCTGATATGATGGAGAGTGATCTGTCTGGCGGCGATGAGGACTTTGGCGATATTGAGTTTGTGGATCTTGAACCCGAAGAGCCAAAGAAACCAGCAAAGAAATAACTCTTTTTTCAGGATCAGAAACCATCTAAATACCTGGTTATAACAGTACTGATCACATATGCGAGTGTCCTGCCTGTCCTGTTATCTCCTCCTTGTTTTTATCTTCGTTCCTGCCTGCACGACTGCAGTAATATCTCCCTGGTCTGATCTTACGGTATCAAAAATATCTGCTCCCCTGACAGCATATCCCGGGTATCCGTACCCGATCAATGTCACGGTTGAAAACCACGGGAATGCAACATCTGGCCTTATATCAGTCGGGTTTTATCTCTCAACCGACGAGCATCTCTCAAAGAATGACACGTTTATTCAGGTTACAACCGGCGATCCACTTGCACCGGGAGCATCTGTGGAGCTCTCCTCTCTTGATACCATGCCGTTATCTGTCTCCCCGGGCAGTTACCGTCTGTTTGCCTATGTTGAGGATCATGAGGGAGATGAGCAGCATCTCCTTGATAACTCAGCACTTCTGACTGCTCCAGTGAAAGTAGAGTCCCGGACACTTCCTGATACCGGTGTTCTTGCGAGTAAAGCGGCAAAGACCATCTTTTCAATGACCAACAATTACAGGGCAGCAAACAATGCCTCTCCTCTTGTCTGGGATGATGATCTTGCAAGACTTGCAGTAAATTATTCTGACAGGATGGTTGCCCAGAAGTTTTTCAGCCACACGGACCCTGACGGGCATGATCAGTCTGACCGGGCGGCAGCAGCCGGGTACAAAGCCGTGAAAGAGATAACAGGAGGAGAGAGGATCGGAGTTGCAGAAAATATTGCATATATCGGTACTGGTAATGTTGCCGGGTATGGGTATGTGGATCCCACTGATCCAGAATCCATAGCCAAAGGGATCATGACCGGCTGGATAAAAAGTCCCGGACACCGTACCAACATTCTGGACCCCTTATCAAGCCATATCGGAGTCGGACTGAGTTTCAACGGAGAATATTGGTACGCAACTCAGGAATTTTATTAGTCAGTGAGGATAACGTACACCATGAATATGACCGGGCCGGGCAGGAGAGAGTTTTGATTTTGGCAGATTGTGAACAGGTATGAATAGATTCACGGGCTGCAAACCATCTATTCGACCAGGTGCTCTTCCTCCTGCAGGTACCATCTACCAGATCTGTTCTGATGATACAGGAACACTTGTGGTTACCGGGATAACTCCTTGTTTAGATGAATCATCGATATCCCTTCCGCAGTTACTCGATATTCTCGTCCCCCGTCAGGCAATGGACGTTATCAGGGGTCTTGTCAGCGAGGCGAGTGATCCTGGTGAGATCCTTCCCGGATATGTTCCAACCGGCCAGGAAGGGAAAGACATCAAGATTGTTCTGACCCGTTTGTCTGATAATACAGTCTCGGTTGTATGGGGGGGCCTGGTATCATCTGCTGGCGGATCTGAACCAATTCATCTTGGACATGGTGATACTCCTGATGTTATTTCACGGCATGATCGGGATTTTATCTTTGGTTCTGCAACCCCGTCATCCATCTCTCTC includes the following:
- a CDS encoding aldehyde dehydrogenase family protein translates to MDDWACIVGGVERRSEDRYLVVNPFSGEVVGQVSRCSAEDIEEALQAATAGSTVTAELAAHQRATVLRRLVDLMTAHREEFITLLIAEGGKPRRNAEGETARAIETILISAEEAVRIGGEVIPLDRTVPGEGCIGIVQRFPVGVVLGITPFNFPLNLACHKLGPAVASGNAIILKPASATPLSSLLLGRLLLEAGYPPAAVSVLICSPDDAERLAADQRIGCFSFTGSPEVGWHLRSRATYAKVTLELGGNGAVIVHEDCDLSHAASRIIEGGFSQAGQVCISVQRVFVHRPVFEPLLTRLGELADGLVVGDPSDPKTDVGSMISKEAAEHALKRIQDACSAGATLIKGGSLSGSLLQPTILTGTKAGMEVNCREVFAPIITVTPYDTFEQAVADVNDSVYGLQAGVFTRDLLRVRYAFSHLKVGTVVIGDIPTFRVDMMPYGGVKRSGSGREGPRYAIEEMTDTRMMIIRDP
- a CDS encoding CAP domain-containing protein, with the translated sequence MRVSCLSCYLLLVFIFVPACTTAVISPWSDLTVSKISAPLTAYPGYPYPINVTVENHGNATSGLISVGFYLSTDEHLSKNDTFIQVTTGDPLAPGASVELSSLDTMPLSVSPGSYRLFAYVEDHEGDEQHLLDNSALLTAPVKVESRTLPDTGVLASKAAKTIFSMTNNYRAANNASPLVWDDDLARLAVNYSDRMVAQKFFSHTDPDGHDQSDRAAAAGYKAVKEITGGERIGVAENIAYIGTGNVAGYGYVDPTDPESIAKGIMTGWIKSPGHRTNILDPLSSHIGVGLSFNGEYWYATQEFY